A stretch of DNA from Candidatus Eisenbacteria bacterium:
GGAAGCCGCTCGAGCACCGCGGCGACCGCCGGGATGCCGCTCAGCACGCCACGCTCGGCGTCCCATGCGTGAAGCGTCTCGAGCAGTTGTGCCGAGGAGCGGCCGGTGCGCTCGGCCGCGAGCGGCGATGTGGCCGGGAGGGCGCGCAGCCGGCCGTCGCGATCCTGCTCGATGGCCCACGCGGTGAAGCCCGAACACAACCCGCACGAGGCATCGAAGTAGACATCGAGTGGATCGCGGCGGCTTGCGTCGCTCATCGGAACGCGTCCTCGATCAGTCCTCGATCGCCCACGGACGCCCCGCCGGACGCGCCAGCGGCAGGCGTTCGAACCGCATCGCCTCGCCGTCCGCGCCGGCGGCCACGGACCCGTGTCCGATCGCCTCGTGCTTGAGGATTGCGAGTCCGCGCCACGATCCGGATGCACTCGAATCGGCGATCGCACTGGTCAGCACGCCGATGCGCTGATCGCCGGACTGGAGCTCGAGGGGCGTGATCGGCGTCATGCCGTTTCCCGCGACCCGCACGAGCCGCCGCCTCACCGAGCCGTAGGTGACGAGCCGTTGCAGCGTCTCCTGACCCGTGAAGCAACCCTTGTCGAGATGGACTTCGTCGCCGAGGTTCGCTTCCAGCGGATGGAATGCCTCGACGATTTCGTGACCGTGTGCCGGCCAGCCATGCGCGATGCGCACCACGTGATCGAGCTTCGCGCTGCCGGAGGCAGCGCCGAACAGAGCCCCCATCCCGCGCGGGCTCTCCGCGTCGATCGGAATCACGCGCAGTTCCGGCCCGCGTGCCGCGCGCATCGAGAGCGGAACGCCGTCCCGTTCGAGCAACGTTCCGTGCGCGTGATCCGACCACTCGGCCGAAACTCCCAGCGCCCCCGAGCGGTCGGAAATCTGCACGTCTTCGCGAAACACGTGCTTGTCGATGAACGCGGCGAGCGTTGCGCCATCGGCATCGTCGCGCGCCAGCCACACCGTGCCGTCGGATCCGCGCGCGACCACCGCGCGATGCTGGAGCCGCCCGCGAAAGTCGCACCACAGCGTGCCACGTGCCTCGCCGACGGCGAGGTCGAGCAGCGCGTTGGTGCTGACGCGATGCAGCACTTCGAGCACGTCGCGTCCGCGAAGCGCGAGCAGCCCGCCGCGCGTCACCGGGCCCGCCAGGGTCGATTCCGATGGTTCGGTCACGCGCGCAGTGTAGCGACTTCGAGCGCGGCGCGTGACTGGCCGGCCGCGCTCCGGCACTGCTAGAGTCGCGGCCGATTGCGCGCCCGACCCGTGGGAGAGCCCGACTTGATCACCGCCGATTCGCTCGCCGAGCTGCTCGCGACGCTCGTCAACGTGCCCAGCGTCACCGGGCAGGAGGAGGCGCTCGCCGCATTGATCGCGCAGCGACTCGGTGCGGTGAAGCGCGGCGAGATCCTGCGTTCCGGGCGCAGCGTGGTGTGGCGCGGACCCACCGCCGGGCGACCGCTCGTGGTGCTCGCAGGGCACCTCGACACCGTGCCTCCGAACGGCAATGCCGTGGCGCGACGCGAGGGTGACAAGCTGTTCGGTCTCGGCACCACCGACATGAAGGCGGGCGATGCGGTGATGCTCGCGCTGGTCGAGACGCTCGACCCCGCGCGTCTGCGCTTCGATCTCGCGGTGGTGTTCTACGACGGCGAGGAGGGACCGGCGGCGGGCAATTCGCTCGGCCGTCTGCTCGGCGAGATGCCGTGGCTGCGTGACGCCGCGCTCGCGATCCTGCTCGAGCCGACTTCGAACCAGGTCGAGGTGGGTTGCAACGGCGTGCTGAACGCCGAGGTGCGGGTGCCGGGAGTGGCCGCGCACAGCGCGCGACCGTGGCTCGGTGCCAACGCCGTCGAGCGGGCGGCCGACTGGCTGGCGCGCATCACGCGCTTCGAAACCACGCCGCACGTCGTGCACGGCGCCACTTACCGGGAGACGCTTCAGGTCACCACGCTCAAGGCGGGGCGCGCGCGCAACGTGGTGCCGGACGAGCTGGTCGCCAATCTCAACTACCGATTCCCGCCTTCGATGTCGGTCGGCGAGGCGGAGCGCAAGGTGCGTGCGCTGGTCCCGGCGGAGTTCGGATTCGAGGTCGTGGATCGTGCCGAGCCGGGTCTGGTTTCGCTCGATCACCCGGAGGTCGCGGGATTCGTGAAACGCTTCGGCGCGAAGGTCGAGGCCAAGCAGGGCTGGACCGACGTCGCGCGCTTCACCTCGGCCGGCATCCCCGCGTTCAACTTCGGACCCGGCATCCCGGAGCTGTGCCATCAGGCCGGCGAATACTGCGAGGTCCCGGCGCTCGAACGCTCGTATCGGTGGCTGGCGGAGTTCCTGTCGTCATGATCCATCGCGCCGCGCCGCTCAATCCGTTGCTCACCGATCCGCGCGAATATCCGTTCGTTCGGCTCGATCGCCGCGCGAAGGAACTCGCTCCGCCCGGCGTCTCGCTGATCCACTTCGGCATCGGCGATCCGCGCGAGGAGACGCCGGAGTTCATTCGCGCGACGCTGGCGCGCTCGATTCCGAAGGTGTCGAGCTATCCGACCGCGATCGGAAAGCCGGAGCTGCGCGCCGCGATCGCGGGGTGGTACCAGCGCCGCTATGGCCTCGTGCTCGATCCCGATCGGCACGTGCTGCCGGCGACCGGTACCAAGGAAGCCGTGTACCTGCTGAGTTTCGCGCTGGTCGGACAGGACGCCAGCGAGTCGCGGCGAACGGTGGTGATCCCGTCGCCCGCGTATCCGGTCTACGAGCAGAGCGCGCGCATGGCGGGGGCGCAAATCCACTTCGCTCCGCTCGCGAGTGCGAACGCGTGGCGCTTCGATCCCGCACAGGTTCCGGACGAGGTGTGGGCGCGCACCGCGCTGCTGTGGCTCAATGATCCGCACAATCCCACCGGATCGCAGCTCGAAGCGCGCCACTATGAACGCGTCGTCGAACTCTCGCGATGTCACGGCTTCTGGGTTGCGGGCGATCATGCCTACGACGAGCTCTACTGGGGCGAGCGACCGCGCAGCATCCTGGAGTTCGGATTCGAGAACGCGATCGCATTCCATACGCTCAGCAAGCGCTCCGCGATGACCGGCTATCGCTCGGGCTTCATGGCCGGTGACCCCCGGCTCATGGAGGCGCTCAAGCGTTTCCGTCCGACCGTGGGTGTCGCCACACCGGAGTTCGTACAGGACACGGCGGTCGCAGCGTGGAACGACGATGCGCATGTCGCCGGCCTGCGCGCGTCGTTCGCGGCCAAGCGTCGCCGGATGCTCGAGTTTTTCGCGACCTGCGGCTGGCAGGTCGAAGCCGGCGAGGCGACGTTCTATCTGTGGATGAAGGTGCCCGACGGCGACGACGTGGCGTTCGTCGAACAGCTCATGCGCCTCGGGGTCGTCGTGACGCCGGGCTCCTATCTGGGGGTGGGCGGAGAGGGTTTCGTGCGCTGGGCACTGGTGCCGACGCTGGCGAGCTGCGAGGAGGCGGTGACGCGTCTCGCCGCTTCGAGCGACCTGATGCGGCGCTGAGCGCCGGGAGAGGAAGCGATGCGCGACGAGACGGGGACATGAGCACGACCGAGCCGCTGCCGAACGAGGTGGTCGGGCGCTGGCGCGAAACGATCGCCGCCGCCTACGAGGGCGCGCGGCCGACCGACGATCCGGCGGTGCGCGGAGCCGTCGAGGCGACGATCGCGGAGCTCGACGCCGGGCATCTGCGCGTCGCCGAGAAGCTCGGTGCAGAATGGGTGACGCACGGCTGGATCCAGCAGGCGATCTCGCTCTACTTCAAGCTTCGCGTCTCGATCACTCTCGAAGCCGGCCCATTCGAGTTCCACGACAAGATCCCGCTCAAGGGCAATCTCGCCGCGGCCGGAGTGCGCGTGGTGCCGCCAGGCATGGCGCGCTACGGCAGCTTCCTCGAACCTGGCGTC
This window harbors:
- a CDS encoding aminotransferase class I/II-fold pyridoxal phosphate-dependent enzyme — translated: MIHRAAPLNPLLTDPREYPFVRLDRRAKELAPPGVSLIHFGIGDPREETPEFIRATLARSIPKVSSYPTAIGKPELRAAIAGWYQRRYGLVLDPDRHVLPATGTKEAVYLLSFALVGQDASESRRTVVIPSPAYPVYEQSARMAGAQIHFAPLASANAWRFDPAQVPDEVWARTALLWLNDPHNPTGSQLEARHYERVVELSRCHGFWVAGDHAYDELYWGERPRSILEFGFENAIAFHTLSKRSAMTGYRSGFMAGDPRLMEALKRFRPTVGVATPEFVQDTAVAAWNDDAHVAGLRASFAAKRRRMLEFFATCGWQVEAGEATFYLWMKVPDGDDVAFVEQLMRLGVVVTPGSYLGVGGEGFVRWALVPTLASCEEAVTRLAASSDLMRR
- the dapE gene encoding succinyl-diaminopimelate desuccinylase, whose translation is MITADSLAELLATLVNVPSVTGQEEALAALIAQRLGAVKRGEILRSGRSVVWRGPTAGRPLVVLAGHLDTVPPNGNAVARREGDKLFGLGTTDMKAGDAVMLALVETLDPARLRFDLAVVFYDGEEGPAAGNSLGRLLGEMPWLRDAALAILLEPTSNQVEVGCNGVLNAEVRVPGVAAHSARPWLGANAVERAADWLARITRFETTPHVVHGATYRETLQVTTLKAGRARNVVPDELVANLNYRFPPSMSVGEAERKVRALVPAEFGFEVVDRAEPGLVSLDHPEVAGFVKRFGAKVEAKQGWTDVARFTSAGIPAFNFGPGIPELCHQAGEYCEVPALERSYRWLAEFLSS
- a CDS encoding DUF393 domain-containing protein; translated protein: MSDASRRDPLDVYFDASCGLCSGFTAWAIEQDRDGRLRALPATSPLAAERTGRSSAQLLETLHAWDAERGVLSGIPAVAAVLERLP